The following nucleotide sequence is from Candidatus Bipolaricaulis sibiricus.
CGGTTGAGGGTGAACGAGATCCTCACCGTCTCTCCCAGCGCGTAGGCTGGCTTGTCCGTGGAGATGGTCACCGTCAGGTCGCCCGCCGGCGGCTCGACGACGATCCCCAGAGGTTCCACTTGGCCCAGGGCCGATAGGCCCACGATCAGAACCAACGCGACGATCCATGTGTTTCTCATGTTCCTCAACCTCCTCCGTACACTACGGTCCATACGCGCGGTACGCGATCTGCTGGACCAGTTCGGCCGTCAGCGCCTCGAGGAGACGGTCCACGTCACCCGGGTCAAGCACCGCCCCCCGCAACTTCACGAAGCGCGAGCGCACAAACGCCTCCAGTGACTCCCGTGGTTGGCTGATCACGAAGTCCCCCACGGCCCACGCCATCTCCAACACCAGGCGGTCCTGAGGCAAGAGCGGGCCTCCCGGTCCCTGGGGACCAACCCCGACGATCCGGTACTGGATCAGCACCTGCTGCGCAGCGCCCAAGAGGTTGTAGCGGATCTTCAGGTTCGTCAGCACGGCCTCCCAGGGTTGGCCCATCTGCAAGACCTTCAGCACATCGTTCATCAACGGATCCGTGATGAACCCACGGTCGAGCGCGTGGTGGATGACCCAGACCACCTCCTCAGCCTGAGCGGGGGACAGCGCCGCGATCTGCCGCAGGAAGGGGAGACTGACCCCCGGCGTCGCTCGTCCTGTGCTCAACCCGGCGCTGAGTACAGGAGCGAACAGAGCCTTCAGCTCGGCGGAGATCGGCATCGTCTTGAGGAAATCCAGCACCTCGTCCGTCGAGGGGGCCGGAGGCAGCACAAGCTGGGCACTCACTGCCATCGAGAGCAAGACCGCCGCGACAGCCACGATCCTCACATTCCATCTCCCCCGATGTAGCGGACGGACACGTACTCGCCGAACGTTCGCACGAACTCCGCTGCGCGCGGGTCCTGACCCACCCAGCGCCCGTCGACAACGAACGCGTATTCGTACCGGCCCGGTGGGAGGGCGACCGTCACCGACCACACGCCGTCACCGTCAAGGTCGAACAACGAGATCGGCTGCCACGCCGAGAAGTCACCCACCACAACAACCTCCTTGGCACCTGGCGCAGCCACGGTGAACAGGTTGGCTCCGGACGCGGGAAGCGATCGAGGTGTGGGAACCGACAGTCTGCCGATGAGAACTCCGAGCGCGATGAGCAGCCCGCCGACGGCGACCGCCCACCTCGGTTCGACGGTCGCCGTGGAGAGGGCCTCCACAAGCCGCGCCTTCAGTGTTCGTCGGATCGCCGGGCGGGCCAAGCGGCGTACCACACGCCCCTCCACACCCTGCAGACTCGGCAAACCGGCCTGCACTTCCCGCGCGATCGCCCCTTGGATCAGGGAATCCAACTCATCCAACGGCATCCCGAATCACCCCGCGTGCCACAAGCTCTGCCCGCACCAGAGCTCGTGCCCGGTGCAAGCGTGTCTTGACCGTCCCCAGTCGGAGGCCGAGTACGGCACCGATCTCCTCGAGCGGGAGGTCGTGCCAGTAGCGGAGCACGAGCGGAGCCCGGTACGATTCCGGCAACCCCCACACGGCCTCGCGCACGGTCATCTCCATATCCTCTTGCCACACCGTCCAGGCCGGATCCTCAGCCCACACCTCCTTCGGTTGGGGATCTCGGCGCCGCTTGCGCAGCGCGTTCTTCGCCACATTGGCAGTGACCGTGAACAGCCATGTCGAAAACTTCCGCGACAGATCGTACCGCCGCAATCGTTCATAGGCCCTCACGAACGCATCCTGGACGGCGTCCTCGGCATCCGCACGGTTGCGGAGGATCGCCACGGCAACTCCGAACGCCGCCTCCTTGTATCGGCTCACGATCTCTCCCCATGCCTCCAGGTCGCCGTTCAGGCTGCGCTGGAGGAGCTCAAGCTCCCCGACCTCCACCCTACCTCCTTCTGAGCCAATATACACCGCGCTGCAATCGGCGGTTTCGTCTGGACAGATGTCCGCTCGCCGATGGACGGAACCGCGGTGTGGAGTTCGCTGTATTCTCATTGGATGTGCTGGGATCGAGCTACGCTCGTCGCAGCTCCCAATGACAAAGGAGGTCGGTATGCGCAGGATTTGGAAGATAGGGTTGACAGTGGTGATCGGTCTAGGACTTGCGGGTTGCGCATGGTTGTTCTCCCCGCCGCAAGCCGTGTTGACCGCGAGTGTGACATCAGGGACGGCTCCTCTCACTGTGCAGTTCGACCTGTCGGGATCGACGGGCCAGATCGCCAGTTACACTCTCACGTTTGGAGACGGCTCGGAGCCCGCAACGGGGACGGACATCACGGTCACAGTCGTCCATACGTACACGACCGCCGGGACCCGCACCGCAACACTGACCGTCCAGGACACGCGCGGGCGCACGAGCTCCGTGTCCGTGACGATCACCATCACCGCTGCCCCGACGACCACGGCCAGCTTGGGTGCTATCCCTGCCTCGGGTCCCGTTCCTCTGAACGTCGACTTCTGGGCCAACATCACCGCGGCCCCAGGGCGCAGGATCAAGCACGTCCGGCTGGAGTACGGGGACGGCGCGCCCGACTTCACGGCCGACGTTGACTTCGCAAGCTATGACTTCTGGATCCTGGGCGCGGGGCACACGTACACAACCCCGGGCACCTACACGGCAACCCTCACGCTGACCGATGACGCGACACCCGCCCAGACCACCACCGCCACCGCCACGATCACCGTCACCAGCCCGCCGCCCGAGATCACCGCGTTCACGGTCAATGGGTCTGACGTCGAGCCCGTAGAGGTCGTGGTGGGCACAGACGTTACGTTCGCGTTCGCGGCCCAGGCAGGGGACGCGGATCGTCGGCTGGTGAAGTGGGAACTGCGCTCCGGTGACGGATACGTCGTCACGGTGGATGTCGCCCCCACGAGCACTCTCAACGTCACCCATGTCTACCTCGGTGGCTACACTCAGACAGGGTCACGTACAGCGATGGTCAAGGTGTGGGACGACCTCAGCCCCGCGAAGACCGACGAGGCCACGCTCAGCGTAAGCGTCGTAGCCGGTCCCTAGCTTCACATCCGTCCCCGAGTGGTTCGCAACTGACCTCCGCGGCCCCGCCCCGGGCGGGGCCGCTGTGTTGTCACACCGACGATGAGGAGGAGACCGGCGAGTCCAAGGACCGGGCCATCCCCTGCCCTCACGTAGGGTGTGAGCCCGGTGTGCAGAGGCACGTCGAAGATACCGATCCCCTGTGTCCACGGAGGGAGGCGATCCAGCTCTCGACCCCGCCGATCCCAGACCCCGCTGATGCCGGTCTGGCCCACTTGGACGAACGACCGGCCGGTCTCCGCCGCCCGGAGCGATCCCCAAGCGTAATGCTCCCACAGAATGCGCGTTCGGCCAAACCAGGCGTCGTTCGTCGGGGTGATCAGAACCTGTGCTCCCTGTCGAACGAGCTCCCGAGCGACCCCAGGGAACGTAGACTCGAAGCAGACGAGAATGCCCAGCGGACCGACCGGACGAATCGCCTCCCCGGGGCTCTGATCGAAGGGTAGGTACGGATCGATCAGCGACGCGAGGCCAATCCGTGTCCAGAAGTCGCGCCATGGGACTCGCTCTCCAAACGGGACGAGGCGGGTCTTGGCGTAGGAACCCTCAACTTCCCCGGTTGGTGACAGAACGAGGATTGTGTTGAAGACCTCTCCTTCTTCGAACACCCCCGTTCCAACGACGACGCGCGCCCCTGTCCGTTGCGCCGTGTCCTCGAACAGCTTCATGTACGGGGGTTCCTCCAGCAGCCACGGGAGGGCGTTCTCCGGGGCCACGACCAGCTCGACCCCAGACGGAACCGCACCGAGGAGGTCCTGGTACACCTGGACCTGAACTGGCAGATTGCGGGGATCGAGCTGATCGATCTTGGCGATGTTCGGTTGCACAAGGGCGACTGTGACCGAGCCGACCTCGGGCGTCCCGGCGGGTACCTGAGCCATAGCGAACAGGATCACTGGACCCAGCGGCGCGGCCCACCACCAGCGGCGGTCGCGCACGCCCCGCGCCACACAGCTCGTGGTCCACACCATCCCCAACGAGAGCAACCATGGACCGCCCGTTGCGGCGGCGGGGACGAACGGTCCGCCTGCCATCGCGGCTGGCAGACTGCCAAACGTGAAGCCCAGCGGCCCTGCTGCCCGCAGGGCCTCCATCAGAACCCATGCCCCCACCCACACGAAGGGATGGCTCCACCGACCCGCCACCAACCCAAACGCGGCGAAGAAGAGCCCTCCGAGCAGCGCGAGCGCGGTGCAGACAAGGTAGACCATCGGTCCGACGAACGGCCACAGCGACACCAGCGACGAGAACTCCAGCGCGAAGAACGTGACCCCGAACAACGCCCCCAGGGCCAACCCACGGCGCCCCCTCTGCCCATCGAGTGCCCATAGGAACGGGATCGCAGCGCACCAGGCCACCCATCCCCAGCCTGGGAGGAACCCTACCCAGAGGAGGCCAGCGGCGCCGAGGGTTGCGAGCAGTCGAAACCGGAAGGGCACCTGGTGATTATAATGCTGGCTCGGTGGTTGACGATGCATCCTGTCTTCCTGAGGTTGGGACCGCTTGAGATCCGCTACTACGGGCTGATGTACGTCGTCTCGTTCCTGCTCGCGTACTTCATCGTCCAGCACGAAGCCCGGCGGAAACGCCTGTTCTCCAAGCCTGACGACGTGCTGGACCTTCTTCTCGTGGTCATCCCCCTCGGGATCGTCGCCGCCCGCCTCTACTACGTGGCGTTCCAGTGGGAGTGGTACCGCGGTGCACCGTGGGAGGTGTTCATGGTCTGGCACGGGGGCCTGGCGATCCACGGCGGGATCCTCGGCGGAGTACTCGGTCTGTGGATCGTTGCCCGCTGGAAGCGTGTTCGGTTCTGGCGCCTGGCCGATGCGGTGGTCCCGGCCCTCGTGGTCGGACAAGTGCTTGGTCGGATCGGCAACTTTTTGAACGGCGACGCGTTCGGGACGCCGACGAGCCTCCCCTGGGGCTTGGTGTTCCCCCTCGCTTCCCCTGCGGGTGCTGCGTACCCCGGTGTTCCGCTCCACCCGGCGATGTTGTACGAGGCGCTTGGAAACCTGCTGCTCCTGGGCCTGCTGTGGCGCCTGCGCGTCCGCCCAGCGAAGGACGGGTTCCTGTCGTCCGTGTACTTCATCGGGTACGCCCTCGTGCGGTTCGCGTGCGAGTTCTTCCGCGGTGACGCCCTCATGCTCGGTTCGTGGCGCGCGGCCCAGGTGGCGAGCGTTCTTCTCGTCCTCGCCTTCGGGGGGTGGCTTGTCGCAGGCCGGCTGTGGCAGCGGGCGAGCGCCTGAACGACAATCCCCCCATGACGGGCCACGAACTGCGCCGCCTCTACCTCGACTACTTCCGCCGCGAGGGTCATCGGATCCTGCCGTCGGCGGGCCTGGTTCCCGCAGACCCAACCCTCCTGTTCACGTCGGCGGGGATGGTCCAGTTCAAGGACATCTTCTGGGGCCGCGTGCCGCCTGCCCATCCCCGGGTCACGACCTGCCAGAAGTGCTTTCGGACGACGGATATCGAGCGGGTGGGGACCACCGCCTACCACCACACGTTCTTCGAGATGCTGGGGAACTTCAGCTTCGGGGACTACTTCAAAGAGGGAGCGATCGAGCTCGCGTGGCGGTTCCTCACCCGGGAGCTCGCGCTACCTGGGGACCGCCTGTGGGTGTCGGTGTACGAGCAGGATGAGGAGGCGTACACCCTGTGGCGTGACCGAATCGGGATCCCCGCCGAGCGGATCGTGCGGCTGGGGAAGGACCACAACTGGTGGGGGCCGGTCGGCGACCGCGGCCCGTGCGGTCCGGACAGCGAGATCTTCTGGGACTGGGGGCCCAACTACGGCTGTGGCCCAAGCTGCCGGGGCCCGTCTTGCGACTGCGATCGGTTCAGCGAGATCTGGAACCTGGTGTTCATGCAGTACGACGCCCGGCCCGACGGAACGATGCAGGAGCTCGGCAAGAAGAACATCGACACCGGGATGGGCCTCGAGCGGATGACGGCCGTGCTCCAGGGGGTTCAGTCGAACTTCGACACCGACCTGTTCCGCCCTGTTGTTGAGGCGATTGCGGCCTCGGCGCGCGCCGCGGCCGCCGATCCCCGATTGCGGAACCTGATCGCGGATCACATCCGCGGTGTGGTGTTCCTGATCTCGGACGGAGTGATGCCAGGAAGCGAGGCTCAGGGGTACGTCTTGCGGCGGATCCTGCGCCGGGCGGTCCGCGCCGCAGACGTGCTCGGCTTGCCCGAGGGACGGCTTCGCACGCTGGTCGAGCCCGTGGTGGACACGCTCGGACACGCGTACCCCGAGATCGGGGACCGGCGGTCCCTGGTCGAGCAGGTGATCGCCCACGAGGAGAAGACGTTCCGGAGAACGCTCCGCTCCGGGGAGAGCCGGCTGCGGGAGGTTCTGGCGGGCCTTTCTGTCGGACAGAACGTTCCCGGCCGCGTCGTGTTCGAGCTCCACGACACCTACGGGTTTCCTCCCGAGCTCACCGCGGAGATTGCGCTCGAACAAGGGTTCACCGTGGACTTGGCGGGCTACGAGCGGGAGATGGAGCAACAGCGGGTCCGCTCCCGGCAGGCCCTGGGCGGATCTGAAGCAGCTGTCCGGGTCGACGTGGTCGGCCGCGGGGAGCGTGTGACGAAGTTCGTGGGATACACAGAGCTCACGCTCGAGACCACACTTGAGAGGATACTCGTCGGCCCAGAGGCACCGGACGCCGTCTCCGCGCCAACGAAAGCGGAGTTCGTGTTGGGCCAGACCCCGTTCTATGCCGAGGCGGGCGGGCAAGTCGCGGACACGGGGTGGATTGAGAACCTGTCCCGACCCGGGCGGGCGGAGGTTGTCGACGTCCAGAAGTCGCCCCATGGAACGCTCCACACCGTCCGCGTGACCGAGGGCGAGTTCCAAGTGGGCGATCGGTGCCGGCCCGTCGTGGATGAGTCCAGGCGGCGAGGGATCGAGCGGGCGCACACCGCGACCCACCTCCTCCACGCCGCGCTGCGCCGCGTGTTGGGAGACCACGTGATCCAGGCCGGATCCGAAGTGGGGCCGGAGGAGTTCCGGTTCGACTTCACGCACTTCGGCCCCCTTTCACCTGCGGAGCTGGCGCGGGTCGAGGAGCTCGCGTTGGCCCCGGTCCTCCAGAACATGGTGGTGGTGGTGGAGGAACTCCCGCTCGAGGAGGCGAAGGAAAGGGGGGCGATCGCCCACTTCGAGGAGGAGTACCGGGGCAAGGAACGCGTGCGGGTGGTTCAGGTTCCCGGCGTGTCGAGCGAGCTCTGTGGGGGCACCCACGTCCGCCGCACGGGCGAGATTGGCCCCATCGTCCTCCTCGCTGAGGAGTCGGTGGCGGCCGGAACGCGGCGGCTGCGGGCGGTGGTGGGCGAGACGGCCCACCGCCATCTGGCGCGCCTGCGCGAGGAACGCAATCAGATCGCAGCTCTCGTGGGGGTGCCTGTGACTGAGCTCTCCGCTGGTGTGCAGCGGCTCCTCGACGAGGCGCAGACCCTTCGCCGGCGGGTGACGGTGCTGGAGGGAGAACTCGCGGCACTCCGCTCGCAGGGGCTCCTCTCCTCGGCCCGCGAGGTGGGGGGGACAAAGCTCGCAAGCGCGATCGTGGAGGGAGGAGCTGACGACGCCAAACGTGTCGCCGACGCGCTCGCGGCTCGCCTTGGGAGATCTGTGGTTGTCGTCGGTGCTCGTGACGGAACGAAGGCAGTCGTTGTGGCGAAGGTCTCGGACGAACCGCGGGTCAACGCCGGCGAGCTAGTGCGTGTCGCGTCCGAGGCCCTGGGGGGTCGCGGAGGTGGCCGGGCTGCGTTCGCCCAGGGCGGCGGGCCTAACGGCGCGGCTCTACCTCAGGCGATCGCCGAGGCGATCGCCAGCGCCGAGGCCAGGCTCAGAGGAGCCTGACCGGCATGCAGACGTAGATGAACCCTTCGTCGCCGGGCGCGATCTCGCCTGCGGGCTCGATGAGGCCCGCTCGCTCCGGCGCGGAAAGCCATATCGCCACCTGATCAGACTCCATCCTCCGCAGGGCGTCGATCAGGTACTCCGCCCGGAACGCGATCTCCACCCCTTTGGCCGGGGTCTTGAGGAGGTGGACCGACTCTCGCCCTTGGCCCTTGTCCTTTGACGCGGCAGTCATCTCCAGCTCGGGACCCGCTGCCCTGAGGTTCACCGCGCCTGACTCCTCGGCTGCGAACACCTCGAGTCGCCGCAGCACGTCGAGGAGCTCGGACCGAGGAGCAAACAGGCCGATCTCGCTGTCCTTGGGCACCACGCGCTCAAAGTCCGGGAACTGCTCCTGGATCGTCCGGCACGAGAAGAGGATGGTCCCGGCAGCGAAGTGGAGCTGGCCGCCGTCGGTGTAGATCGCCACACTGTCGTCCGCCAGTCCAGAGAGTACGCGCGATAGGTCGCCGAGCACCGCTGCGTCAACCAAGTACGATCCCTCGTAGTCATCGGGGAGGCCCGTGACGGACACCTTCTTGATCGCCAGCCGGTAGCCGTTCGTGGCTGCAAGCTTGGCCGCTCCTTCCCGCAGCACGATGTCGACCCCCGTCAGCGCCAGGCGGGTTGTCTCCGAGGCACGCAGCGCTGCGAACGCGGTCTGGGCAATGCCTTGGAGGAGAGCTGATCGCGCCACGTGTCCGATGGGGTCACCCTGCGGGCGCACCCCGTCCGGGAACTCCTCTGCTGGGAGAGTCAGAAGATCAAAGCTTGCCGACCCGCACGCAAGTCGGACCCGCCCATCCTCTTCCCGCAGCTCGAGGTCCTCTGCTTCGGGAAGGCGACCCACGAGCTGGGACAGGATCTGTCCCGGGAGGACGACCGCGCCGGAGCCCTTGACCTGTGCCGGGATCCGGCACCGGATGGACCGCTCCAGGTCCGTCGCTGCAAGTTCCACTTCGTTGCCATCGCCTTGGCAGCGGATTCCCCCGAGAATGGGCATCGCGGTCCGTCCCCCCAGAGCGTGACTAACGGCCCTCACACCGAACACAAGGTCTTCTCTCCGGCAGACGATCTCCATGGACCCTCCTTGACGGCTGATCATATCCCAGGAAGCGGAAGATGGGCCAGAATCTCCCCTAGCACTCGCTCCTCGGACAGGGTGCCGTCGATCACGTAGGCACGAGGTACCGAGCGGATGAGCTCGAGGTAGCCTACCCGGACCCGGGTGAAGAACTCGAGCCCTTCTCCCTCGAAGCGATCCCTCTCCCGGGTCCGGTCATAGGCGACGGCAGGCGGAAGATCGAGGAGGAAGACGTAGTCCGGCTCAAGTCCGCCCGTGGCGAGCTGGTTCAGGCGGCGGATGAGATCGAGGTCCAATCCCCGGCCCCATCCCTGATAGGCGAGCGATGACAGCGTGTACCGTGAGCACAGAACCCAGGTTCCGTTCTGCAGCGCGGGTCGGATGACGGTCTCCACGTGCTCGTGACGGGCCCCGACGATGAGCAGAAGCTCGGTCAGGGGGGCCATCGAACAGCCAGGGGAGAGAACGAGCTCCCGAAGGCGCTCCCCGAGCGGCGTCCCACCCGGCTCCCGGGTCACGATGAGGGGGATGTTGCGC
It contains:
- a CDS encoding Prolipoprotein diacylglyceryl transferase; this translates as MHPVFLRLGPLEIRYYGLMYVVSFLLAYFIVQHEARRKRLFSKPDDVLDLLLVVIPLGIVAARLYYVAFQWEWYRGAPWEVFMVWHGGLAIHGGILGGVLGLWIVARWKRVRFWRLADAVVPALVVGQVLGRIGNFLNGDAFGTPTSLPWGLVFPLASPAGAAYPGVPLHPAMLYEALGNLLLLGLLWRLRVRPAKDGFLSSVYFIGYALVRFACEFFRGDALMLGSWRAAQVASVLLVLAFGGWLVAGRLWQRASA
- a CDS encoding Alanyl-tRNA synthetase, coding for MTGHELRRLYLDYFRREGHRILPSAGLVPADPTLLFTSAGMVQFKDIFWGRVPPAHPRVTTCQKCFRTTDIERVGTTAYHHTFFEMLGNFSFGDYFKEGAIELAWRFLTRELALPGDRLWVSVYEQDEEAYTLWRDRIGIPAERIVRLGKDHNWWGPVGDRGPCGPDSEIFWDWGPNYGCGPSCRGPSCDCDRFSEIWNLVFMQYDARPDGTMQELGKKNIDTGMGLERMTAVLQGVQSNFDTDLFRPVVEAIAASARAAAADPRLRNLIADHIRGVVFLISDGVMPGSEAQGYVLRRILRRAVRAADVLGLPEGRLRTLVEPVVDTLGHAYPEIGDRRSLVEQVIAHEEKTFRRTLRSGESRLREVLAGLSVGQNVPGRVVFELHDTYGFPPELTAEIALEQGFTVDLAGYEREMEQQRVRSRQALGGSEAAVRVDVVGRGERVTKFVGYTELTLETTLERILVGPEAPDAVSAPTKAEFVLGQTPFYAEAGGQVADTGWIENLSRPGRAEVVDVQKSPHGTLHTVRVTEGEFQVGDRCRPVVDESRRRGIERAHTATHLLHAALRRVLGDHVIQAGSEVGPEEFRFDFTHFGPLSPAELARVEELALAPVLQNMVVVVEELPLEEAKERGAIAHFEEEYRGKERVRVVQVPGVSSELCGGTHVRRTGEIGPIVLLAEESVAAGTRRLRAVVGETAHRHLARLREERNQIAALVGVPVTELSAGVQRLLDEAQTLRRRVTVLEGELAALRSQGLLSSAREVGGTKLASAIVEGGADDAKRVADALAARLGRSVVVVGARDGTKAVVVAKVSDEPRVNAGELVRVASEALGGRGGGRAAFAQGGGPNGAALPQAIAEAIASAEARLRGA
- a CDS encoding Thymidylate kinase, whose protein sequence is MKPRFVVLEGPDASGKSTQLQLLAEALRRRNIPLIVTREPGGTPLGERLRELVLSPGCSMAPLTELLLIVGARHEHVETVIRPALQNGTWVLCSRYTLSSLAYQGWGRGLDLDLIRRLNQLATGGLEPDYVFLLDLPPAVAYDRTRERDRFEGEGLEFFTRVRVGYLELIRSVPRAYVIDGTLSEERVLGEILAHLPLPGI